The genomic segment AGCACCGGCACCGTGACGAGCACGAGGTAGAAGCGGCGTGTGCCGGTGTCGCCGAGCCGCACGGCGAGCGTGATCTTGCCCGCGACCCGGTCGGTGGGGATGTCGCGCAGGTTGTTGGCCACGAGCACCGCCATCGACAGGCAGCCGACGGCCACCGCGCAGCCCAGCGCTTCCCAGCTCACGCGCCCGGCCTGCACGTACACCGTGCCGAGCACGGCCGCCAAACCGAAGAAGACGAAGACGGCGACCTCGCCGAACCCGGCGTAGCCGTACGGCCGCGAACCGCCGGTGTAGAACCACGCACCGGCGATGCAGGCGGCCCCCGCCGGCAGCAGCCACCACTGCCCGGTGACGACGACGAGCACGAGCCCCAGCACGGCGGCCAGTCCGAACGACGTGAGTGCCGCGGCCAGCACGGCCCTGGCCGACGCGGCACCCGAACCCACCAGCCGCAGCGGACCGACCCGCGCGGCGTCGGTGCCCTTGACCCCGTCGGAGTAGTCGTTGGCGAAGTTCACGCCCACGATCAGGGCCAGCGCGACGAGCAGCGCCAGCAGCGAGCGCCACCACGACAGCGCGTCGAGCTGGGCCGCGGCTCCCACCCCGGCCAGCACGGGCGCGACGGCGTTGGGCAGCGTGCGTGGCCGGGCGCCCTCGATCCACTCAGCGACGGTTGCCATGCGGGTCATTCTTCGGCATCGGCCGTGCCGTGATCGACGTGGCCGAGCAGAAGGCGGCGCAACGCACTCCGGTCGACCTTGCCGGGGCCGATCAGGGGCAGCTCGTCGACCACCAGGAGTTGCTTCGGTGTCGCGGCGGCGCCGAGGTCGGCCCGCACGGCGTCGCGCACGGAGTCGAGGTCGAGCTCGTCGGTGGTCGCGACCACGGCGGCCACGCGCCGACCCCATTCGGGATCCGGCAGCCCGACGACGCCGGCGGCGCGGACCCCGGGATGCCGGAGCAGCGCGTCCTCCACCTGCCGCGCGGGCACCTTCACCCCACCGGTGTTGATCATGTCGTCGAGGCGGCCGAGGACCTGGAGCCTGCCGTCGTCGGTCCAGCGTCCGACGTCGCTCGTGCGGAACCAGCCGTCGACGAACGCCTCGGCCGTCGCGGCAGGGTCGAGCCGGTACCCGTGGGCCAGCACCGGGCCGGAGACCTCGACGCGGTCGTCGGCGCCGAGGCGGACGCGCACACCGTCGAGGGGATCACCGTCGTACACGCAGCCGCTGGCCGTCTCGCTCATCCCGTACGAGGGGATCACCGACACGCCCGCGCGCTCGGCCCGGCGGCGCAGCTCGTCGGGGTAGGCGGCGCCCCCGAGCACGATCGCGTCGAACCTCGCCACCTGCGCGCCGCCCGCGTCGAGCAACCGGGACAGCTGCGTCGGCACCAGCGCCGTGTAGTGCGGCCCGGGGGAGGACAGGACCTCGCGGGCGGCCTCGTCGAACGCCTCGGGCCGGAAACCGCGGCTCAGGTCGACGACGCCGGGCGTGGTGCCCGCGAGATGCGAGCGCACGAGGACCTGCAGGCCGCCGATGTAGCCGGGCGGAGTGGCCAGCAGCCACCGGCCGGGACCGCCGAGCCGCGCGTGGGTGGCGTGGGCGGAGGCGAGCAGGGCGCGGGCCGAGAGCAACGTGCCCTTCGGGCGTCCGGTGGAGCCCGAGGTGGTGATGATCACCGCGGTGCCGGGTTCCACCGGCTCGTCGGGGCGCATGGCGGCGCGAACGGAGTCGGCGGCCGGGTTGCGCGGATCGAGGGGCAGCACGGCGGGACCGCCGTCGAGGGCGTCGAGCACGGCACGGGTGAGTTCGGCTACCGACTCCACGCTGCCGTCAGACCGGATCACCCGCATGCTTTACGGTCCTTTCACATGGGAGCCATTTCCGGCGTACTGACCTACGTCGCGTTCACCGCGCTGTTCTTCTACATCCTCTACTTCGTCGTGAGGGCCGCCGTGCGTGACGGTGTCCGGGCGGCGCGGCAGGGGCAGGGCGGGCCGACGTCGCCCTGACGCCCTGACGCCCTGACGCGCGGACACGCGTGCGGGAAGTGCGGACACGCGTGCGCAGGGCGCGGACACGATGTCGGGCGGGGTTGGGCCTGCTCAGTAGTAGTACGGGTAGTCCGACCAGTCCGGGTCTCGCTTCTCCAGGAAGGCGTCGCGGCCCTCCACCGCTTCGTCCTGCTGGTAGGCCAGCCGCGTCGTCTCGCCCGCGAACACCTGCTGACCCACGAGGCCGTCGTCGATGAGGTTGAACGCGTACTTGAGCATGCGCTGGGCCGTGGGGGACTTCCCGAGCACCTCCCAGGCCCAGTCCAGTGCCTCGGCCTCCAGCCGCTCGTGCGGCACGGCCTTGTTCACAGAGCCCATCGCGTGCGCTTCCTCCGCCGTGTAGGGCCGGCCGAGGAAGAAGATCTCCCGTGCGAACTTCTGCCCCACCTGCCGCGCCAGGTAGGCGGAGCCGTAGCCGCCGTCGAACGAACCCACGTCGGCGTCGGTCTGCTTGAACCGCGCGTGCTCGGCGGAGGCCAGCGTGAGATCGCACACGACGTGCAGCGAGTGCCCGCCACCGGCGGCCCAGCCGGGCACGACCGCGATCACGACCTTCGGCATGAAGCGGATCAGCCGCTGCACCTCCAGGATGTGCAGCCTGCCCGCGCGGGCGGGATCGATCGTGTCGGACGTCTCGCCGCTCGCGTACTGATAGCCGGAGCGGCCGCGAATACGCTGGTCGCCACCGGAACAAAACGCCCAACCGCCGTCCTTGGGAGAGGGACCGTTGCCGGTGAGCAGGACGCAGCCCACGTCCGAGCTCATCCGGGCATGGTCGAGCGCGCGGTACAGCTCGTCCACGGTGTGCGGGCGGAAGGCGTTACGCACCTCCGGCCGGTCGAACGCGACGCGCACGACGCGCTTGCCGGATCGGCTCTTCCTCGAACGGTGGTATGTGATGTCGGTGAAGTCGAAGCCGGGGACCTCGTCCCATTCGGCGGGGTCGAACAGCTCCGAAACCTGGGTGTGGGGCACGCCTGGGAGAATAGGCCGTGTGCTTCCTCTGACCGACACCCCGGCGCGGCGCCGTCGTCGTGAGTCGTTTCGCGGCGTTGCCGGGGACGGAGTCGACGTCGTCGAGGGGGCCCGCCGGTGAATCCCTCCACAGCGCAGGCTCGCGTGCTCGTGGACGAACTCGTGCGCAACACGGTGTCCCACGTGGTGCTGAGTCCGGGCTCCCGCAACGCCCCTCTGTCGTTCGCGCTGCACGACGCCGCGGCGGCGGGCAGGCTCACGCTGCACGTGCGCATCGACGAGCGCAGTGCGGCCTTCCTGGCTCTGGGCATCGCCGCGCGCACGGGCAGGCCGGTCGCGGTGGTGTGCACGTCGGGCACGGCGGCCGCGAACTTCCACCCCGCGGTGCTGGAGGCCGACCGGGCGGGGGTGCCGTTGATCGTGCTGACGGCCGACCGGCCGCCGGAGCTGCGGGCCGCGGGGGCGAACCAGGTCGTGGAGCAGCGCCACCTGTACGGCGGCGCGGTGCGCTACTTCGACGAGCTCGCCGTCGCCGAGCGCAAGCCGGGGCAGAACGCGTACTGGCGCAGCCAGATCTGCCGGGCCTGGAACGCCGCGTACGGCGAGTGGCGGTGCGGGCCGGTGCACCTCAACATCCCGTTCCGCGAGCCGCTCGTGCCCGAGCCAGTCGGCACCGCCGGGGCCGACTGGCCCGAATCCCTCGACGGCAGGCCGCAGGGTGCGCGGTGGACCGAGCTGCCCGATTTCGGCGCGCTCCCGTCGTTCGTGGTGCCGTCGGCCCGGCACGGCCTGGTGATCGCGTGTGACGCCGGGGTGCGGGCGGCCAGCGAGTGGGCCGAACTGCACGGCTGGCCCGTGATCGCGGAGACCGGTGGCCTGGGGCTCGGGGGCACGACGGCGATCTCCGCCGGCGTGTGGCTGCTCGGGTTGGAGGAGTTCGTCGCCGAGCACAAGCCGGAGCAGGTGCTGTGCATCGGCAGGCCCACCGTCTTCCGGCAGGTGCAGCGCGTGCTGTCGGACTCGGACGTCGAGGTGCTGCTCGTGCGGCCCGACTCCGACTGGCCCGCCCCGGCGCACAACGTGCGGCAGGTGGGGCAGTGGTTCGACGAACCGGCGAAGCCCGCCGACCCGGAGTGGCTGCTGCGCTGGCGCCGGGCCGACGCGGCCGCCACGGCGGCGGTGCGGGAGACCCTGGCCGACGCGCCGTGGCCGAACGGGCTGAGTGTGGCGAACGAGCTGGTGGAGAACCTGCCCGAGGACTCCCTGCTGGTGGTGGGTTCGTCCAACCCGACGCGGGACGTCGCGCTCGTCGGCGGGTGCAGACCGGACGTGCTGGTGCACCGCAACCGCGGGGTCGCGGGCATCGACGGCACGCTGTCCACGGCCTCGGGCGCGGCGCTGGTGCACCCCGGGCCGTCGTACGCCTTCGTGGGCGATCTGACCTTCCTGCACGACGTCAACGGCCTGCTCACGGGGCCGTCGGAGCTCCGCCCCGATCTCACGGTCGTGGTGCTCAACGACGACGGCGGCGGGATCTTCTCGTTGTTGGAGCAGGGCGAGGAGGAGCATCGGGGCAGCTTCGAGCGGATCTTCGGAACTCCCCACGGCGCCGACCTGTCCGCTCTCTGCGCGGGATACGGGGTGCCGCACACGCTCGCCGAGTCGCGGGCGGCGCTGCGTGAGGCGCTCCGGCCCGCTCCCGGGCTGCGCGTGGTGGAGGTGCGGGTCGACCGTTCCCGGCGCCGGGACCTGCACGCGGGGCTGCGGGCCGCGGTGGCGAGGGCCGTCGGCACCCGGTAGGGGACACGCCACTTTCGCCCGTGTTTCCACGGTGGTCGGAGCACTACCGTTCGTGAGCATGCGCAAACGAACACGTGTCTACGCCGCCGGTGTGGCGACGAGCCTGGCAGCGGTGCTGACGGCCACCACGGCGAGCGCCGCGCCCGCGCCCGGAACGCCCGGGGTCGGCGACCCGTACTACCCAGGCGACGGCAACGGGGGCTACGACGTCATCCACTACGACATCCGGCTCACCTACGAGCCGGGCACCGACCACCTCTCCGGCACCACGACGATTCTCGCGACGCCCACGGCGGAGCTGTCGAGCTTCAACCTCGACTTCGCCCTGGACGTCGAGTCGGTGCGGGTGAACAACCGCCCGGCGCGGGTCG from the Saccharomonospora azurea NA-128 genome contains:
- a CDS encoding 1,4-dihydroxy-2-naphthoyl-CoA synthase; this translates as MPHTQVSELFDPAEWDEVPGFDFTDITYHRSRKSRSGKRVVRVAFDRPEVRNAFRPHTVDELYRALDHARMSSDVGCVLLTGNGPSPKDGGWAFCSGGDQRIRGRSGYQYASGETSDTIDPARAGRLHILEVQRLIRFMPKVVIAVVPGWAAGGGHSLHVVCDLTLASAEHARFKQTDADVGSFDGGYGSAYLARQVGQKFAREIFFLGRPYTAEEAHAMGSVNKAVPHERLEAEALDWAWEVLGKSPTAQRMLKYAFNLIDDGLVGQQVFAGETTRLAYQQDEAVEGRDAFLEKRDPDWSDYPYYY
- the menD gene encoding 2-succinyl-5-enolpyruvyl-6-hydroxy-3-cyclohexene-1-carboxylic-acid synthase, which codes for MNPSTAQARVLVDELVRNTVSHVVLSPGSRNAPLSFALHDAAAAGRLTLHVRIDERSAAFLALGIAARTGRPVAVVCTSGTAAANFHPAVLEADRAGVPLIVLTADRPPELRAAGANQVVEQRHLYGGAVRYFDELAVAERKPGQNAYWRSQICRAWNAAYGEWRCGPVHLNIPFREPLVPEPVGTAGADWPESLDGRPQGARWTELPDFGALPSFVVPSARHGLVIACDAGVRAASEWAELHGWPVIAETGGLGLGGTTAISAGVWLLGLEEFVAEHKPEQVLCIGRPTVFRQVQRVLSDSDVEVLLVRPDSDWPAPAHNVRQVGQWFDEPAKPADPEWLLRWRRADAAATAAVRETLADAPWPNGLSVANELVENLPEDSLLVVGSSNPTRDVALVGGCRPDVLVHRNRGVAGIDGTLSTASGAALVHPGPSYAFVGDLTFLHDVNGLLTGPSELRPDLTVVVLNDDGGGIFSLLEQGEEEHRGSFERIFGTPHGADLSALCAGYGVPHTLAESRAALREALRPAPGLRVVEVRVDRSRRRDLHAGLRAAVARAVGTR
- the menE gene encoding o-succinylbenzoate--CoA ligase is translated as MRVIRSDGSVESVAELTRAVLDALDGGPAVLPLDPRNPAADSVRAAMRPDEPVEPGTAVIITTSGSTGRPKGTLLSARALLASAHATHARLGGPGRWLLATPPGYIGGLQVLVRSHLAGTTPGVVDLSRGFRPEAFDEAAREVLSSPGPHYTALVPTQLSRLLDAGGAQVARFDAIVLGGAAYPDELRRRAERAGVSVIPSYGMSETASGCVYDGDPLDGVRVRLGADDRVEVSGPVLAHGYRLDPAATAEAFVDGWFRTSDVGRWTDDGRLQVLGRLDDMINTGGVKVPARQVEDALLRHPGVRAAGVVGLPDPEWGRRVAAVVATTDELDLDSVRDAVRADLGAAATPKQLLVVDELPLIGPGKVDRSALRRLLLGHVDHGTADAEE
- a CDS encoding 1,4-dihydroxy-2-naphthoate polyprenyltransferase, translating into MATVAEWIEGARPRTLPNAVAPVLAGVGAAAQLDALSWWRSLLALLVALALIVGVNFANDYSDGVKGTDAARVGPLRLVGSGAASARAVLAAALTSFGLAAVLGLVLVVVTGQWWLLPAGAACIAGAWFYTGGSRPYGYAGFGEVAVFVFFGLAAVLGTVYVQAGRVSWEALGCAVAVGCLSMAVLVANNLRDIPTDRVAGKITLAVRLGDTGTRRFYLVLVTVPVLVSIALGLVHPAAFVGLLTVALLVVPVRTVTSGHTGLQLIPVLRDTGFAMLAWAVLTGAALALAS